Proteins encoded within one genomic window of Burkholderiaceae bacterium:
- a CDS encoding putative low-affinity inorganic phosphate transporter, producing the protein MASVQIALWVVVVLVALALVFDFLNGFHDAANAIATVVSTGVLRPSQAVVMAALFNFVAVFVFHLSVAATVGKGIADPSVVDVHVVFGALIGAICWNLITWYYGIPSSSSHALIGGIVGAVIAKAGTGSLESAGIAKTVLFIFVSPLLGFLLGSLMTVLVAWAFRHSTPARVDRWFRRAQLFSASAYSLGHGGNDAQKTIGIIWMLLIATGHVPEQGAEPPLWVIGCCYTAIAAGTMFGGWRIVKTMGQKITKLKPVGGFCAETGGSLTLFLATLLGIPVSTTHTITGAIVGVGATKRASAVRWGVAADIVWAWIFTIPASAFVAAVAWWVSWRLF; encoded by the coding sequence ATGGCCTCGGTCCAGATTGCGCTGTGGGTGGTCGTCGTGCTGGTCGCGCTGGCGCTGGTGTTCGACTTCCTGAACGGATTCCACGACGCGGCGAACGCGATCGCGACCGTGGTCTCGACCGGGGTGCTGCGCCCGAGCCAGGCCGTGGTGATGGCGGCGCTGTTCAATTTCGTCGCGGTGTTCGTGTTCCACCTGAGCGTGGCGGCCACCGTCGGCAAGGGCATCGCCGACCCGAGCGTGGTCGACGTGCATGTGGTGTTCGGCGCGCTGATCGGCGCGATCTGCTGGAACCTGATCACCTGGTACTACGGCATCCCCAGCAGCTCGTCGCATGCGCTGATCGGCGGCATCGTCGGTGCGGTGATCGCGAAGGCCGGGACCGGGTCGCTGGAGAGCGCCGGCATCGCGAAGACGGTGCTGTTCATCTTCGTCTCGCCGCTGCTCGGCTTCCTGCTGGGCTCGCTGATGACGGTCTTGGTCGCCTGGGCGTTCCGCCATTCGACGCCGGCGCGGGTCGACCGCTGGTTTCGCCGCGCCCAGCTTTTTTCGGCCAGCGCGTACAGCCTGGGCCACGGCGGCAACGACGCGCAGAAGACGATCGGCATCATCTGGATGCTGCTGATCGCCACCGGTCATGTGCCGGAGCAGGGCGCCGAGCCGCCGCTCTGGGTGATCGGCTGCTGCTACACGGCGATCGCGGCCGGCACCATGTTCGGCGGCTGGCGCATCGTCAAGACCATGGGGCAGAAGATCACCAAGCTGAAACCGGTCGGCGGTTTCTGCGCCGAGACCGGCGGCTCGCTGACGCTGTTCCTGGCGACGCTGCTCGGGATCCCGGTGTCGACCACGCACACGATCACCGGCGCGATCGTCGGTGTCGGCGCGACCAAGCGCGCGAGCGCGGTGCGCTGGGGTGTGGCGGCCGACATCGTCTGGGCCTGGATCTTCACGATCCCCGCCAGCGCGTTCGTCGCGGCGGTTGCCTGGTGGGTCAGCTGGCGATTGTTTTGA
- a CDS encoding phosphate transport regulator, whose protein sequence is MLFAKLLPRDGNFFDMFNRHAERIVEAAHAFAALVANYGDYDLREKYTRDVDHAERAADRVTHEVNKALHKTFITPIDREQIHSLINAMDDVADLIQDSAETMKLYDVHQMTSEISRLADLSVKSCERVRDAVKLLDRIAEAGNAEAALKTCEEIDRLESDADRVMRSAMSKLFREEPDVREVLKLKTIYEMLETITDRCEDVANMIEGIVLENS, encoded by the coding sequence ATGCTGTTTGCCAAGCTGCTGCCGCGTGACGGCAATTTCTTCGACATGTTCAACCGGCATGCCGAGCGCATCGTGGAAGCGGCCCACGCGTTCGCGGCGCTGGTGGCGAACTATGGCGACTACGACCTGCGCGAGAAGTACACGCGCGACGTCGACCACGCCGAGCGCGCGGCCGACCGCGTCACGCACGAGGTGAACAAGGCGCTGCACAAGACCTTCATCACGCCGATCGACCGCGAGCAGATCCATTCGCTGATCAACGCGATGGACGACGTGGCCGACCTGATCCAGGACTCGGCCGAGACGATGAAGCTGTACGACGTGCACCAGATGACGTCGGAAATCTCGCGGCTCGCCGACCTGAGCGTGAAGAGCTGCGAGCGGGTGCGCGATGCGGTCAAGCTCCTCGATCGGATCGCCGAGGCCGGCAACGCCGAGGCGGCGCTGAAGACCTGCGAGGAGATCGACCGGCTCGAGTCCGACGCGGACCGGGTGATGCGCTCGGCGATGAGCAAGCTGTTCCGCGAGGAGCCGGACGTGCGCGAGGTGCTCAAGCTCAAGACCATCTACGAGATGCTGGAGACCATCACCGACCGGTGCGAGGACGTCGCCAACATGATCGAAGGCATCGTGCTGGAGAATTCCTGA
- a CDS encoding Poly(A) polymerase, with the protein MIKKLIDKLLGKSAAANHGKPAAADFGKRVEVGPAVHGIDPDLVDERARNVVATLRQAGYEAYIVGGAVRDLLLGLKPKDFDVATNATPEQVKGLFRRAFIIGRRFRIVHVVYGRGREHEVIEVSTFRAYLDSADAETVSGNERTAKSELAAMKHAVDASGRVLRDNVWGSQIEDAARRDFTINAMYYEPSSQIVVDYHRGIRDAERRVLRMIGDPATRYREDPVRVIRAARFAAKLRALGFHLDPKTAAPLQRSLPLLAQVPQSRLFDEMLKLLQTGHAQATIAELRELGMAHGIYPLLDLVVDRAEQPFVHAALQDTDRRIGEGKPVAPSFLLACVLWADVRDGWRGRSAAGQPSFPALQDAIDEVFDARIGDVSGRGRLAGDMREIWMMQPRFEKRSGNTPRSLVEQPRYRAGFDFLRLRADTGEVDEALVAWWQEFSMADEDGRAGLLEQVRAQPRARRRRGRSGGGDAQRASDETGAPQTDAAAVDADSGALHAAEASSDAPKKRRRRRRSNASINIATSADGTGAEG; encoded by the coding sequence ATGATCAAGAAACTCATCGACAAGCTGCTGGGCAAGAGCGCGGCGGCGAACCACGGAAAGCCGGCGGCCGCCGATTTCGGCAAACGCGTCGAAGTGGGCCCCGCGGTGCATGGCATCGACCCGGATCTGGTCGACGAGCGCGCCCGCAACGTGGTCGCGACGCTGCGCCAGGCCGGGTACGAGGCCTATATCGTCGGCGGCGCGGTGCGCGACCTGCTGCTGGGCCTGAAGCCGAAGGATTTCGACGTCGCGACCAACGCGACGCCCGAGCAGGTCAAGGGCTTGTTCCGGCGCGCGTTCATCATCGGGCGGCGCTTTCGGATCGTCCACGTGGTCTACGGGCGCGGGCGCGAGCACGAGGTGATCGAGGTCTCGACCTTCCGTGCCTACCTCGACAGCGCCGACGCCGAAACCGTGTCGGGCAACGAGCGCACGGCCAAGAGCGAGCTGGCGGCGATGAAGCACGCGGTCGATGCGAGCGGCCGGGTGCTGCGCGACAACGTCTGGGGCTCGCAGATCGAGGACGCCGCGCGGCGCGACTTCACGATCAACGCGATGTACTATGAGCCGAGCAGCCAGATCGTCGTCGATTACCACCGCGGCATCCGCGACGCCGAGCGGCGTGTGCTGCGCATGATCGGCGACCCGGCGACGCGCTACCGGGAAGACCCGGTGCGCGTCATCCGCGCCGCGCGCTTCGCGGCCAAGCTGCGCGCGCTCGGCTTCCATCTGGATCCGAAGACGGCGGCGCCGCTGCAGCGCTCGCTGCCGCTGTTGGCTCAGGTGCCGCAGAGCCGGCTGTTCGATGAAATGCTGAAATTGCTGCAGACCGGCCACGCGCAGGCGACGATCGCCGAACTGCGCGAGCTCGGAATGGCGCACGGCATCTACCCGCTGCTCGACCTGGTGGTCGATCGCGCCGAACAGCCGTTCGTGCACGCCGCGCTGCAGGACACCGACCGCCGCATCGGCGAAGGCAAGCCGGTCGCGCCGAGCTTCCTGCTCGCCTGCGTGCTGTGGGCCGACGTACGGGACGGCTGGCGCGGGCGCAGCGCTGCGGGCCAGCCCTCGTTCCCGGCGTTGCAGGACGCGATCGACGAGGTGTTCGACGCGCGCATCGGCGACGTGTCGGGCCGCGGCCGCCTGGCCGGCGACATGCGCGAGATCTGGATGATGCAGCCGCGTTTCGAAAAGCGCAGCGGCAACACGCCGCGCAGCCTGGTCGAGCAGCCGCGCTATCGCGCCGGCTTCGACTTCCTGCGGTTGCGCGCGGACACCGGCGAAGTCGACGAGGCGCTCGTCGCCTGGTGGCAGGAATTCAGCATGGCGGACGAAGACGGGCGCGCCGGCCTGCTCGAGCAGGTGCGCGCGCAGCCGCGCGCGCGCCGGCGGCGCGGCCGGTCCGGCGGCGGCGACGCGCAGCGGGCGAGCGATGAGACCGGGGCGCCGCAGACGGACGCCGCCGCCGTTGACGCTGATTCCGGCGCGCTGCACGCCGCCGAGGCGTCGAGCGACGCACCGAAGAAGAGACGCCGCCGCCGGCGCTCGAATGCTTCTATAAACATAGCGACAAGCGCAGACGGTACGGGGGCTGAAGGCTGA
- a CDS encoding 2-amino-4-hydroxy-6-hydroxymethyldihydropteridine pyrophosphokinase, whose product MQKQPVTAYIALGANLGDAAAAVARAMDAITALPATRVTQRSSLYASAPVDADGPDYVNAVVEVETMLPAPLLLAQLQRLEREAGRERKHRNAPRTLDLDLLLYGDGVIQSAMLTVPHPRMAQRAFVLLPLAQIAPQRVDAAQLERVRGQQVGRL is encoded by the coding sequence TTGCAAAAACAACCGGTCACCGCGTACATCGCGCTGGGCGCGAATCTGGGCGATGCGGCGGCCGCGGTGGCGCGCGCGATGGATGCGATCACCGCGCTGCCTGCGACCCGGGTCACGCAGCGCTCGTCGTTGTACGCGAGCGCGCCGGTCGATGCCGACGGCCCCGATTACGTGAACGCGGTGGTCGAGGTCGAGACGATGCTGCCCGCGCCGCTGCTGCTGGCGCAGTTGCAGCGGCTGGAGCGCGAAGCCGGTCGTGAACGCAAGCACCGCAATGCGCCGCGCACGCTGGACCTGGACTTGCTGCTGTACGGCGACGGGGTGATACAAAGCGCGATGCTGACGGTGCCGCACCCGCGAATGGCGCAACGCGCGTTCGTGCTGCTGCCGCTGGCGCAGATCGCGCCGCAGCGCGTTGACGCAGCGCAGCTCGAGCGCGTGCGCGGCCAGCAGGTCGGGCGGCTTTGA
- a CDS encoding DnaA regulatory inactivator Hda: MKQIPLNMAPARGPSFEGFIAGPNAEALRHLELWTQGAIRAPVPTYLWGPSGSGKTHLLLAARAALAAGGAAIGWLDASIPEPVPFDERWSALLLDDVDRYGAVQQHAAFNWFVNATSAPGGRARWVLAAGAAPPADLALREDLRSRLGWGHVFALQRLGEADCRAALQRQAEARGVVLGAEVVDFVLARFSRDLGHLVQLLDLIDRYSLQTQRAVTIPMIRAMLEEA; encoded by the coding sequence CGGCGCGCGGCCCGAGCTTCGAAGGCTTCATCGCCGGGCCGAACGCCGAGGCGCTGCGCCACCTCGAGCTGTGGACGCAGGGCGCGATTCGCGCGCCGGTGCCGACCTACCTGTGGGGGCCGTCCGGGTCGGGCAAGACGCACCTGCTGCTGGCAGCGCGCGCGGCGTTGGCGGCAGGCGGCGCCGCAATCGGCTGGCTCGATGCGTCGATCCCGGAGCCGGTGCCGTTCGATGAGCGCTGGAGCGCGCTGCTGCTCGACGACGTGGACCGGTACGGCGCGGTGCAGCAGCATGCGGCGTTCAACTGGTTCGTGAACGCGACGAGCGCGCCGGGCGGCCGTGCGCGCTGGGTGCTGGCTGCCGGCGCCGCGCCACCGGCCGATCTGGCATTGCGCGAGGACTTGCGCTCGCGCCTCGGCTGGGGCCATGTGTTCGCGTTGCAGCGCCTCGGCGAAGCCGACTGCCGCGCGGCGCTGCAGCGTCAGGCCGAAGCGCGCGGTGTCGTGCTCGGCGCCGAGGTCGTCGATTTCGTCCTGGCGCGCTTCAGCCGCGACTTGGGGCACCTGGTGCAGTTGCTCGATCTGATCGACCGCTATTCGCTGCAGACCCAGCGCGCGGTCACGATTCCGATGATCCGGGCGATGCTGGAGGAGGCGTGA
- a CDS encoding Phosphoserine phosphatase gives MNNPPRVALFDLDHTLLPIDSDYAWGQFTITIGWTDAAEFGRRNEEFFVQYQAGTLDVHDYVRFAIDAVRRHGPADAAAAHRRFMREVVQPNLRPDARALIDAHRNAGDRVAIVTATNEFVTRPIADAFGVADLIAIELERGEGGWFTGEIRGVPSFRDGKVARVEQWLAAQGLALAEVDSTFYSDSVNDLALLERVQHPVATNPDARLRALAIEQGWRILNLFPRLD, from the coding sequence ATGAACAATCCACCGCGCGTCGCGCTGTTCGACCTCGATCACACGCTGCTGCCGATCGATTCCGACTACGCCTGGGGCCAGTTCACGATCACGATCGGCTGGACCGACGCGGCCGAGTTCGGACGACGCAACGAGGAATTCTTTGTCCAGTACCAGGCCGGCACGCTCGACGTGCACGACTACGTGCGCTTCGCGATCGACGCGGTGCGCCGCCATGGGCCCGCGGACGCTGCCGCTGCGCACCGGCGCTTCATGCGCGAAGTGGTGCAGCCGAACCTGCGGCCCGACGCGCGCGCGCTGATCGACGCGCACCGGAACGCCGGCGACCGGGTGGCGATCGTCACCGCGACCAACGAGTTCGTCACGCGGCCGATCGCCGACGCGTTCGGCGTCGCCGACCTGATCGCGATCGAACTCGAGCGCGGTGAGGGCGGTTGGTTCACCGGCGAGATCCGCGGCGTGCCTTCGTTCCGCGATGGCAAGGTGGCTCGCGTCGAGCAATGGCTGGCGGCGCAGGGTCTTGCCTTAGCCGAGGTCGACAGCACCTTCTACTCCGACTCGGTGAATGACCTCGCGCTGCTCGAGCGCGTGCAGCACCCGGTCGCGACCAATCCCGATGCGCGGCTGCGCGCGCTGGCCATCGAACAGGGATGGCGCATACTGAACCTGTTCCCCAGGCTGGACTGA